DNA from Paraburkholderia sp. ZP32-5:
TCACCATGCCAGGGCCACCGCCGTACGGGCGATCGTCGATCGTGCGGTAGTTGTCGGTGGTGAAATCACGTGGATTCCACGTCCGCAACCCATAGCGCTCCTGCTTCGCTGCCCTGCTGGTAATACCCCAGTCGGTCAGCGCGCGGAACATCTCCGGAAAGAGCGTCACGACATCGAACTGCATCGCTCTCTCCGTTCAATGAAAGATTTTAATAATCAGCTTCCCAGTCGACGACGATCTGCTTTGCCGCCTGGTCAACCGTTTTGACATAGACCCCAACAAACGGAATCAAACGTTCGCCGGCTACCGGCTTACCGCTTTTGTCCGTTGCAGGATATTCGACCCGCAGCACCGACTGCACACTGTTGTCGATCATGCCAGCGACCTTGCCGAGATTAAGTCCAGCGAGGTTCACGACGTCCAGACCGATCAGATCGACCCAGTAGAATTCGTCGGCCCCGAGAGCCGGGAATTCGCTGCGGCTGATGTACACGCGACAACCACGCCACGCCAACGCTGCATCACGATCAGTAATGCCACCCAGACTGGCAACCACGCTGTCGCCGTGCGTTTTGGCATGCAAAGACGGCGCCGATCGACGCTCCTGGCCTTTCAGCAGCCACCAGCGCTTTGCGCTCAGCAGGGCGTCGCCGCCTTGCCCGGCATCCGCATGGGCAGCCACCTTGACCCAGCCTTTGAGACCGTAAGCATCGACAATTGCGCCGACCTCGATGGCATCAGCCGGCCAGCTTGCCGCCGTTTCCGCGCGCATTTCTGCAGCTTCGGAAGCGGCGTTCGCTACAGAGGCTTTCGCCTTGTCGTCGGGTCGTTCGACCGGCTTGCGGACGAATGCACCAAACGATGCCTGACCAGACGCCTTCCCGCGGGAACCTGCTCTGGCGCGATCAGAACTGCCGGAATCACGCTCAGACATGGGATGACCTCGAAGACAACTTCGCCGCCAATACTGGCGTCTGCTTCAGTAAAACAGTTTGCGTATCGAACTGCCCGCGCAGGCTGCACGAGTTGCCGGCGATACGCATGCATGCTGCCATTTTTAAGCAGCCGGCTGCGCCTTTTGCGCTTCCTTCACGAGACGCTCGACGGTCGGCGACAGTTGCGCGCCAACGCCTTGCCAATACGTCAGACGATCCTGAGCGATACGCAGGGACTCGCCCTTCGTAGCGACCGGGTTGTAGAAACCGACGCGCTCGATGAAACGGCCGTCACGGCGGCTACGCGAGTCAGTGGCGACGATGTTGTAGAACGGGCGCTTCTTGGAGCCGCCACGAGCCAAGCGGATGATGACCATACTAGAATCCTTGAAAACCGGGGTTCGGAACGACTGAAACACGCGATTATAGCGGGAAACTGACGCCATAACAAACACTTACCGGGATAAACTGAACGAGGCTGCCGCGCCGGCCGGCGACGACGGGCTCGCGAACCCCGTTCAAACGCCCTCCCAATACCCGGATCACCCGAAGGAGTGCCTGTGGAACGTCTGCCGTCCCTGCAGTTTCTACCCGCTTTTTTTGCCTTTTCGGTGCGTCTCGCCAGATTTCTCCGCGCCGCGCGAAGCCAGATTTTGCGCGCGATGCCCGCAATCATGCTGGCCGCGCATGCGCTATCGGCAACGGCCGCGTTACCCATCGGGAAAATCAGACTTCCGCCGGGCTTTCATATCGACGTGCTGTCCGACGAGGTCCCGGGCGCGCGCGCTATGACCCTTTCGCCACAAGGCATCCTTTATGTAGGCAGTCTCGAAGGGAATGTCTACGCGCTTGAGTTGCGCGACGGGCACGTCGCGAGCCGCCACGTGATCGCTTCCGGCCTGCAAATGCCGGCGGGCGTGGCGTGGCATGACGGCACGCTGTATGTGTCCGCCGTGTCGAAAATCGTGCGCTTCGATGCGATCGATTCCCATCTGAACGACCCGCCGAAGCCGGTCGTCGTCACTGATCAGTTGCCTACCGAAACGCACCACGGCTGGAAGTTCATCGCGTTCGGACCGGACGGCAAGCTGTATGTGCCCCAAGGCGCACCGTGCAACGTCTGCGAGCGGGATCGGGACCGGTTTGCGCTGCTCGGCCGCATGGATCCGGACGGTAGCCACTATGAGGTCATCGCGCACGGCATACGCAATACGGTCGGCTTCGCGTGGCATCCCGTCACGCACGAACTGTGGTTCACCGACAACGGCCGCGACCTGCTCGGCGACGATATCCCAAGCGACAAACTCAACCGCGCGCCAAGGGTCGGTATGGATTTCGGCTTCCCCTACTGCCATGGCGGCGACATAGCCGACCCCGAATTCGGCAAGGACCATCCGTGCAGCGGGTTCACCCCGCCTGTCGCCAAACTCGGCGCGCACGTCGCGGCGCTCGGCATGCGCTTTTACGACGGGCCGATGTTTCCCGCCGACTACCGGAACAACATCTTCATTGCGGAACACGGCTCGTGGAACCGCAGCAAGAAGGTCGGCTATCGGGTCGTGCGCGTGATCGTCGATCCGGACGGCAGCCACGCACGCCAGCAAGTGTTCGCCGAAGGCTGGCTGCAACCCGGCGAGGCGGTCTGGGGACGCCCCGCCGACGTGATGCCGCTACCCGACGGATCGCTGCTGATCAGCGACGATTACGCCGGCGCGATCTATCGCGTCACCTATACGGCGCCTTAGCGCATCGGGATGCCGACAATGCCGGCGCAGCAATTTCAGCGACGAAAACCGGCGATCTCGCGGCCACACAAAGGAAAATGCGTCGCCGCGAGCCGGCTGTAGTTGACGGCAACGACCGACACGCGGCCAGCCCGCGCGCTTCACCTCCCACACTAACCCGCTGCTATATGCCCACGCACGACCGGCGAGCGTAGAATGCGCGTCGGCCCGCGCTACCCCGCGCGCCCATTTTTTGACCGCCTGTCACTCTGCCCACGCGTTTATGTCCATCGCTGCCTCGACCTCCCCGCGCTTCAGATCCAAGACGATTACCGCCGCGCTGGCGTTTCTCCTCGGCAGTCTCGGCGCCCATCGCTTCTATCTGTACGGCACGCGGGATATTTACGGCTGGGCGCATCTGATCGGCACGCTAACAGGCATTCCTGGCGTGA
Protein-coding regions in this window:
- a CDS encoding PQQ-dependent sugar dehydrogenase, with amino-acid sequence MPAIMLAAHALSATAALPIGKIRLPPGFHIDVLSDEVPGARAMTLSPQGILYVGSLEGNVYALELRDGHVASRHVIASGLQMPAGVAWHDGTLYVSAVSKIVRFDAIDSHLNDPPKPVVVTDQLPTETHHGWKFIAFGPDGKLYVPQGAPCNVCERDRDRFALLGRMDPDGSHYEVIAHGIRNTVGFAWHPVTHELWFTDNGRDLLGDDIPSDKLNRAPRVGMDFGFPYCHGGDIADPEFGKDHPCSGFTPPVAKLGAHVAALGMRFYDGPMFPADYRNNIFIAEHGSWNRSKKVGYRVVRVIVDPDGSHARQQVFAEGWLQPGEAVWGRPADVMPLPDGSLLISDDYAGAIYRVTYTAP
- the rimM gene encoding ribosome maturation factor RimM (Essential for efficient processing of 16S rRNA), whose product is MSERDSGSSDRARAGSRGKASGQASFGAFVRKPVERPDDKAKASVANAASEAAEMRAETAASWPADAIEVGAIVDAYGLKGWVKVAAHADAGQGGDALLSAKRWWLLKGQERRSAPSLHAKTHGDSVVASLGGITDRDAALAWRGCRVYISRSEFPALGADEFYWVDLIGLDVVNLAGLNLGKVAGMIDNSVQSVLRVEYPATDKSGKPVAGERLIPFVGVYVKTVDQAAKQIVVDWEADY
- the rpsP gene encoding 30S ribosomal protein S16; amino-acid sequence: MVIIRLARGGSKKRPFYNIVATDSRSRRDGRFIERVGFYNPVATKGESLRIAQDRLTYWQGVGAQLSPTVERLVKEAQKAQPAA